The following proteins are co-located in the Pyxicephalus adspersus chromosome Z, UCB_Pads_2.0, whole genome shotgun sequence genome:
- the RPL10 gene encoding large ribosomal subunit protein uL16 → MGRRPARCYRYCKNKPYPKSRFCRGVPDPKIRIFDLGRKKAKVDEFPLCGHMVSDEYEQLSSEALEAARICANKYMVKSCGKDGFHIRVRLHPFHVIRINKMLSCAGADRLQTGMRGAFGKPQGTVARVHIGQVIMSIRTKTQNKEHVVEALRRAKFKFPGRQKIHISKKWGFTKFNAEDFESMVAEKRLVPDGCGVKYISNRGPLDKWRELHAE, encoded by the exons ATGGGCCGAAGACCCGCTCGCTG TTACAGATACTGCAAAAACAAGCCCTACCCCAAATCCCGCTTCTGTAGGGGTGTCCCAG ATCCTAAAATCAGGATCTTCGACTTGGGTCGTAAAAAGGCCAAGGTGGATGAGTTCCCACTATGTGGTCACATGGTCTCTGATGAGTACGAGCAACTGTCATCTGAAG CCCTTGAAGCTGCCCGTATCTGTGCCAACAAGTACATGGTGAAGAGTTGTGGCAAGGATGGTTTCCACATCAGAGTTCGCCTCCACCCATTCCACGTCATCCGTATTAACAAAATGTTATCATGCGCTGGGGCTGATAG GCTCCAGACTGGAATGCGTGGTGCCTTTGGAAAACCTCAGGGCACAGTGGCCAGAGTCCACATTGGACAGGTCATCATGTCCATCCGCACAAAAACCCAAAACAAGGAACATGTGGTTGAAGCCTTGCGTAGAGCCAAGTTCAAGTTCCCTGGCCGCCAGAAG ATCCACATTTCTAAGAAGTGGGGATTTACAAAGTTCAACGCTGAGGACTTTGAGTCCATGGTGGCTGAGAAACGTCTTGTTCCTGATGGCTGTGGTGTGAAGTACATCTCTAACCGAGGCCCTTTGGACAAGTGGAGAGAGCTGCATGCTGAATAA
- the LOC140343016 gene encoding deoxyribonuclease-1-like isoform X1 produces MRTYLAKSYMMKKSVLLFLLGLHLSSATFKICAFNIRSFGEAKASNKKIMDVLVKILTRCDISVIQEVRDSKGEAVPTLVAELNRYDTSHRYKYLESKRLGKNSYKEQFVFIYRSDSVKVVDWYQYVEDHPDHPEAFAREPFVVRFHSPRTVIKDFALMSHHTCPREAAKEINRLLQVMLEVKSYWRTESIMLLGDLNAACGYVTNEEWKKIQLQSSNTFYWLIGDKDDTTVNTKTHCAYDRIVVHGEEFLKGIIPGSAKPFNFQKKLELSEEEVGVAIAGLYKKCSYLKQGFLQGALLCMQLFYALFTRSEDPSQLRIEHKKKDFWRTTNRSALAQPQTRFQADAACN; encoded by the exons ATGAGGACATATCTTGCCAAGAG CTACATGAtgaaaaaatctgtcctactttTCCTGCTGGGTCTGCATCTATCTTCAGCTACCTTTAAGATTTGTGCTTTTAACATCAGGAGTTTCGGAGAGGCTAAAGCATCCAACAAAAAGATAATGGATGTCCTGGTTAAG ATTTTGACTCGCTGTGACATCAGTGTGATCCAAGAGGTCAGAGATTCCAAAGGAGAAGCTGTCCCAACTCTAGTGGCTGAACTGAATCG GTATGACACCAGTCATCGATACAAATATCTTGAGAGTAAAAGACTGGGAAAGAACAGCTACAAGGAGCAGTTTGTCTTCATCTACAG ATCTGACTCAGTGAAGGTGGTTGACTGGTATCAGTATGTAGAAGACCATCCAGATCATCCAGAGGCCTTTGCAAGAGAACCGTTTGTTGTCCGCTTTCACTCTCCAAGGACAG TTATTAAAGACTTTGCCTTGATGTCCCATCACACCTGCCCAAGGGAAGCAGCTAAGGAGATCAACCGCCTCCTACAGGTTATGTTGGAGGTGAAGAGTTACTGGAGAACCGAG AGCATCATGCTTCTTGGAGATCTGAATGCAGCTTGTGGCTATGTGACAAATGAGGAATGGAAGAAAATTCAGCTGCAGAGCAGCAATACCTTTTATTGGTTGATTGGTGATAAAGATGACACAACTGTAAACACCAAAACACATTGTGCCTATGACCG tatCGTTGTACACGGAGAAGAATTCCTCAAAGGGATTATACCAGGGTCTGCTAAACCATTCAACTTCCAGAAGAAACTTGAGCTCTCTGAGGAAGAGGTAGGAGTTGCTATAGCTGGGTTATATAAGAAATGTTCTTATTTGAAACAAGGGTTTCTACAAGGTGCCCTGCTGTGTATGCAACTGTTCTATGCATTGTTTACAAGGTCAGAGGACCCTAGTCAGCTGCGgattgaacacaaaaaaaaagacttctggAGGACCACAAACAGATCTGCTTTAGCTCAGCCACAAACCAGATTTCAAGCAGATGCTGCATGTAACTAG
- the LOC140343016 gene encoding deoxyribonuclease-1-like isoform X2, with the protein MRTYLAKSYMMKKSVLLFLLGLHLSSATFKICAFNIRSFGEAKASNKKIMDVLVKILTRCDISVIQEVRDSKGEAVPTLVAELNRYDTSHRYKYLESKRLGKNSYKEQFVFIYRSDSVKVVDWYQYVEDHPDHPEAFAREPFVVRFHSPRTVIKDFALMSHHTCPREAAKEINRLLQVMLEVKSYWRTESIMLLGDLNAACGYVTNEEWKKIQLQSSNTFYWLIGDKDDTTVNTKTHCAYDRIVVHGEEFLKGIIPGSAKPFNFQKKLELSEEEALAVSDHFPIEVNLRPDPRMEREL; encoded by the exons ATGAGGACATATCTTGCCAAGAG CTACATGAtgaaaaaatctgtcctactttTCCTGCTGGGTCTGCATCTATCTTCAGCTACCTTTAAGATTTGTGCTTTTAACATCAGGAGTTTCGGAGAGGCTAAAGCATCCAACAAAAAGATAATGGATGTCCTGGTTAAG ATTTTGACTCGCTGTGACATCAGTGTGATCCAAGAGGTCAGAGATTCCAAAGGAGAAGCTGTCCCAACTCTAGTGGCTGAACTGAATCG GTATGACACCAGTCATCGATACAAATATCTTGAGAGTAAAAGACTGGGAAAGAACAGCTACAAGGAGCAGTTTGTCTTCATCTACAG ATCTGACTCAGTGAAGGTGGTTGACTGGTATCAGTATGTAGAAGACCATCCAGATCATCCAGAGGCCTTTGCAAGAGAACCGTTTGTTGTCCGCTTTCACTCTCCAAGGACAG TTATTAAAGACTTTGCCTTGATGTCCCATCACACCTGCCCAAGGGAAGCAGCTAAGGAGATCAACCGCCTCCTACAGGTTATGTTGGAGGTGAAGAGTTACTGGAGAACCGAG AGCATCATGCTTCTTGGAGATCTGAATGCAGCTTGTGGCTATGTGACAAATGAGGAATGGAAGAAAATTCAGCTGCAGAGCAGCAATACCTTTTATTGGTTGATTGGTGATAAAGATGACACAACTGTAAACACCAAAACACATTGTGCCTATGACCG tatCGTTGTACACGGAGAAGAATTCCTCAAAGGGATTATACCAGGGTCTGCTAAACCATTCAACTTCCAGAAGAAACTTGAGCTCTCTGAGGAAGAG GCTTTGGCAGTCAGCGACCACTTCCCTATAGAAGTCAATCTCCGGCCAGACCCACGGATGGAGAGAGAGCTGTGA